The genomic DNA GTCGGCGTTTTCCTCCGTGCTCCGGGAGAGTTTCCTTCGGGGAAAGCAGGGGCCATGTTCACCGTGGAGTTCACTGTCATGGGTGTCCCGTGCCTAGGGCTCAATGGCGGACCTGAGCTTACCCACAGCGAAAGTTTTTGGTTTTACGCGGCGCCAACTGACCAGGCCGAAACCGATCGCTATTTTGCCATGCGAACGTCGGCAATGGCAGCCAACAAAGCGTATACGCCTGGTTCAAGGACAAGAGGGGAGTGGCCTAGCAAATAACACTGATAGCCCTCATGGAGGAGGCACTCACCGACCCCGATCCGGCCGCTGCCATGGGCGTGTTCAATCCAAGGATGCGGATTAGAAAGATCGATATCGCTGCAATCGAGGCAATACGTCACGGTTTGAAATTCGCGTAGCTTGCCAAAGCGTGGGATTCGGCGTCTTGTTTTTGAGGGAGTTATCATCATCTCGCTCAAAATCCCTTTGCCGATCTTAACCCCCTCCTACTTTGTTCTTGCTACTCCAAAGAATGCCTCTAAAATTCCCGTTCGCGATACCTCTTCCCGTACCCCTAAGCCCCCATCATCGAACGCCTCGTCCCAACCTGTAAGCCCTCCAGGGGGACAAGCTTCTGCCCTTTTTACACTTCCGCGAACAAGCTTTTGCGTTTCAACCGGGAGCCGGCCCCATTGGCCCAATTCCTTCTCTTCGCCTTTTTTCGCCACCCGGTCCGACGGCCGAACCCCCACCTGCCGGTACACCTTTCCGTTGCGATAGCTACAAGGCTCGTGCACATACATGCCCACAACCTGCGGCACATGGCACTCTCCTGCCTAAATGCATGGATTCCCAACCGATTTCCATATCGGCCCTACACACTTTTCCATAAATCCTTGACTTGCACCTACAAAGGGCAAAAACTTGAGTAAGTTAACGTAGCTAACGCAAGACCCTTGGGCTTATGGAAGATTGACCTTCCAACTCTTGGGCGTTGGCGTGTTTTTTGTGGGACCCACACATATTTCCATGTTGCTGTGGGGCCAAAAGCTGGCCTCCATGGTTTGCCGCTAGACACTTTGGATCGTACCCAGAGCGATTACATCTTGTATCCAAGGCCGCCGTCATACTGATGAGCCCACACCTTGCCTGCAAGCATCCCAGCCGGTTGTCGCTGCGACCGATCAAAATGCAGAAGGGCTATTGTCGGAAACCCTGGTGCCCAACAAGCTACCCGACCACTGCTCCTCTTTCCACCGGCTCCTTGAGCGATGGGCAAACCTCTTGAGGTGGCCACACTTCTGTCCTTACCGCCTACCAGAGGGAGCCGAGGCCAGTCACGCAGCGCGATATGGGCGCGAAAGTCACCCAAACACCGACCGCATCCAATAGCACAGACAACCGCCTGGTCGTCGCCACGGACATGGTTGAGCCGATGGTGTGGCCGGATGGACACCGCGATGTCTTCCAAGCACGCAGACAGAATTGAGATTCCCATTCTCTATTGCATGGAGCTTTTGCCGCTCTTCTTGCCCCTGCTCCACCGCGTCCCGGCGGATTACCTCGACATCTGCCGGATATTGGTTTTCAAGGTGCCAGACTCAACTGCTCGGCCATACGAAAAACGAGGCGTTTTGGGGCGACGCGGCACGCCCGAGACAGCCCCCGGGTGAAAAACCATGGGACAGGCACTCATCTTAAACTGGTTTGGGTAGGGGGATCGGGTCTTTTCCCGGGAGTCGAGTTCTCCTGGCTCCCATCGTGCCTCTGGCTTTTTTCCTGGCTTTGACGGGCTTCTGGCAGGAGTCTCCCACTGCCGCGGAAGGAATTCACCCATTTTCCTGGGGCGTTTCCGAAACCATGGAAGGAGGTGGCATCGGAACAAAAACCAAAAAGGAACACCGGTAAAGACCATTGGGACGAGCCTCTTCCCGGATGACGGGAACCCCCAGCACCTGCTCATAGAGTCGCTTTTCCAGTTCCCGGACTACCGGGTAAAGATCCAAAATGGGAAGGATTGGCGAATGATACTCTACGACGACCCAGGAATCCCCCTCTTTCTCTGGGCGCCGGACTTCGGGCATATATCCTTGAACTTCTCGCATTGCCACCCATTGTCGGATCCTCTCTTCCAAAGCTACCTCGCCGATCTCCCGGGCTGCTCGTTCCCCCTCTCGCTGATAGATGCGGTAAAGGATCTTTAACGGTGTCGCGGGCCCGTACAAATCGGCAATGGTTTGTAAGATAGCGCAAGTAAGCTGCGTGTACTCATTGGGGAAAAACTCGTTGGCCCGAGGCGTCAATCGATAGGCTTTCTCCGGGCGACCGACCAACTTGGGCCTTCGACACGTGGCCAAAAAGCCTTCTCTTTCCAAGGCCACACAATGTTGCTTAATCCCCATATAGGAAAGTTTTACCCGCTTGCAAAGCTCCCCGACCGAAAGCCCATCGCTGCGTTTAATCTCAGAAAGGATTTGTAACTTGTGCCCTTTGAGAGCCTTGCGAGAGAATGAGTCGCTCATCATGGAACGGCTTGCCCCTTCTTGATTTTACACTCTGAACATAAAATCTTTTTTTTGACCTACAAGCCATGTTTGACCGCTCATTGACATTCCCGTCGAGCCTCCGATAAGGTGCGGTTATGGAGAAAATCTTCCGTGTACTGGTGGCCGATGCCATTTCCGAGAAGGGTTTGGAGAGATTGCGGGCGGCCGGTTCGTTTGACCTTGAAATTCGCCTGGGGCTTTCCGAAGAAGAACTGGAGGCAATCGTCGGTAATTTTGACGCCCTTCTTATCCGGAGCCAAACCAAAGTGACCCGGCGCGTGCTGGAGTCAAGCGGGCGGCTCCGCGTGATCGGCCGGGCCGGAGTGGGTACCGATAACGTTGACGTAGAGGCTGCCACCGAAAAGGGGATTGTCGTGATGAACACTCCCGGTGGCAATACGATTGCCACCGCCGAACACGCCTTTTGTCTTATCCTTGCGCTCGCTCGTAATGTGGCTCGAGCTGACGCTTGGATTCGACAAGGACGATGGGACCGCAAGGCGCTTGAAGGGGTGGAGCTTTGCAATAAGACGCTAGGGATTATCGGGCTAGGACGTATCGGAAGCGAAGTGGCTCGGAGGGCTGCCAGTTTTGGCATGAGAGTTCTCGGCTATGATCCTTACCTTTCCCTGTCCCGAGCTCGAAGCATGGATGTAGAACTTTGCCACAACCTCGCCGAGCTTCTCGCCGAGGCAGATTTCATTACACTCCACACTCCGTTAACCGAGGAAACGACCGGGATCATCAACCGAAAGACGCTCCAGCTCTGCAAACAAGGGGTGCGGATCGTCAACTGCGCCCGGGGGGGCCTCATCGTGGAAAAGGATTTGATCGAAGCGTTGCAGGAGGGCCGGGTTGCCGGTGCCGCCTTGGACGTATTTGAAACCGAACCTCTTCCGCCGGACTCTCCCTTGTGCCAGCTTCCCCAAGTTCTATTGACCCCGCACCTGGGAGCATCAACACGCGAGGCACAAGAAAGTGTGGGGATAGAGATCGCAGAGGCGGTGAGTGACTATTTACTGCACGGTACTATACGCAACGCGGTCAATCTTCCCAGCATGGATCGAAAGATTGCCACTCTTCTTCAGCCGTATCTACGGCTTGCTGAAAGACTGGGTAGTTTTATGAACCGCTGGGCGGCCCCACGGCTCGAGGAACTTCGCATCACCTATAGCGGGCGCATCAACCAGTATGACACAACGCCCATTAGCCGAACCCTCCTCAAGGCAGTTCTGAGAAAGGCCGGAGGAAAAGAAGTCAACGAAGTCAACGCCCCCTACTTAGCTCGAGCCCTCGGAATTTCCGTGACCGAAAGCAAACGGAGCGAGGTGGAAGAGTTTGCCGATCTCGTGAGCGTGGAAGCCTACGCTAATAGCAAGCGGTGGCAAGCTGCAGCGACCCTTTACGGGAGCCGCCCGCGGCTTGTTCAGTTAAACGACAATGCTCTGGAAGCCCCCTTGGAGGGAATTTTGCTTGTCCTGGAGAATCGAGATCGGCCTGGCATTGTGGGCCGGATAGGAACGCTTTTGGGAGAGCACAAGGTCAATATCGCAGCCATGTCCCTGGCCCGGCCCGAGCCTGGAGGCGACGCTGTAAGCGTGCTTAACCTCGACCATGAGCCTCCGGTGGAGGTCTTGCGTACCATTGCCGAGGTACCCGACGTCCGCGCGGTTACGCTCATCCACCTGTAATGCCAAGGGATCAAGGAGGGGATAGCCTCCCCCCTATGGACTCAAGACTCCACGTAAAAGAGGATACGAGAACGCAGAAGCCTCTTTTTGGCTTTCCGCACCCCTTCCAGGCGTAAGCGTGCCTAAGAAACCGGCGAAAGAAGCTCTCTTAGGGCCGGCCTTTTTCCCCCAGGGTAAACCGGGTAGGCACCCCCTTTCTTTGCTCCCCAAACTCTGGAACGCGGACTTTGTTCCCAACACCATCCATTTCTCTTGACCCCTCGATCCCCGGGTCTAGCTTCGTAAGTGGGATGCGAGCGGTCATTATCGCAACGTTTCTTTCCCTTCTCCTGAGTCCGATTCCCCTTTTGGCGCAAGGAGGGCACCGTTTTGAGAAGCGTCCCCCGGCCAAAGCGGCTCCTCTTCCACAAAGACCTGCTCCCAGACCCTTGAAACCGATTTCTCCCCAGCCTTCCGGAATCTTGGTGGAAGTGGGTCGGCATGGTCTTTCCATGTTTTCTCCCCTGGCCCCCGAACACCTGGGAATCGGCGAAAAATTTCTCACGCCCAACGCGTACCCTCAGAATTACAACGCCAGTGACCCCAACCGATGGGAACAGGGCCAGCGTGAGTTTGGGGGACTCCGGTTATTCGGCTTTGACTTTTAGCCGGCTTTTTCCTCTTGAAAAACCCGTGCGGCTGCTTCCGGAAAGAGCCTCTCGAGCACGAAGCGGTACTTTTGAGCCGTTTGGACCACCACCTCCTCGGGGAGAGCGGGTGGAGCTCCTTCTTTTCTCCAGCCTACTGACTTAAGAAAGTCCCGTACCACCTGTTTATCCAAACTGGGGAGCGCCTTTCCGGGAGCGTACTCCTCAAGAGCCCACAAACGGGAACTATCCGGTGTAAAAACTTCATCGATCAGAACCAGTTCTTTCTCATACCACCCAAATTCCAGTTTGGTATCGGCAATAAGAATTCCTCGCTGCCGTGCGTACTCCGATGCCGCTTGGTAAAGCTGGATCGAAAGCGTTTTCAATCGCTCAAAGAGAGCTTCTCCCAGAAATGCCCTCGCCTCATCCGGCCGCAAAAGCTCGTCATGACCCTGGGAAGCTTTGGTCGTCGGAGTAAACAAGGGTTCGGGAAGAGCCGAACCTTCCACCAGCCCCTTGGGAAGTTCCTGTCCTCCTGCTGTCCCCCATTGACGGTACTCCTCCCACGCTGAACCCGCCAAGTACCCCCTCACGATGCACTCCACGGGAATCACCTTGCAAAAGCGGGCCCGCAGGAGTCTTCCCTCCCATTCGGGAACCTCCCAACCTGGCGGCAATTCATAGGAAATGACGTGATTCGGGCAAATGTCTTCCAGTTGACAGAACCATTCGCGCGACATCGCCGTAAGAATCCGACCCTTTCCCGGAATGAGAGTAGGGAGAACCACATCAAAAGCGCTTAAGCGGTCAGTGGCTACAAGCCAAAGTTCCTTTCCCCAGCGGTAAAGATCCCGAACTTTACCCTCGCGCCACTTTGGCAAAAAAGTTCCTTTGCCTTGGGATTGCACAGGCAGAAGCTCCTCGGTTAACAACAAAGCAAATGTCCCGACCTAGTAAATAAAAATTGCCCGCAGGCGCAACGATGGAACTCGCTCGCATCTACACTCAATCCAAATTTTTTTTCGAAGGAAACCGAAAGTTTTGGATCCAGGGAGTAAGCTACGGGCCATTCCAGCCGCGAGACCCGCAAGGATCACCCTTTCCAACCCCTCAAGAAGTGCAACGCGATTTTACCCTGATGCGGGAAGCAGGAATCAACACAGTCCGGCTGTACGAGATCCCACCGTTGTGGTTTGTGGAACAAGCCAGCCAAGTTGGCTTGCGGCTTTTTCTTACTCTCCCCTGGACCCAACGAGTTCGCTTTCTTGAGGATCGACGGCTAGTCCAAGACATTCGCCGCAGGCTAGCCACCGTAGTACGAACGTTCCGCGGTCATCCCGCCGTTGCCGGTTACTTTATCGATAACGAACTTCCGGCCGACCTCTGCCGGTGGTATGGACCGAAAAGGATCGAAGCGTTTCTTGACAGTCTTGTTCAAACGGTAAAGGAGATCGATCCGGGGGCGCTCACATCGTATGCCAATTTTCCCCCCACCGAATATCTTCTTCCCGGATCCGTCGACTTCTATAGCTACAATGTCTACCTGCACGAAAGGAAGGCTCTGGGAAACTACCTTGCCCGGCTTCAAAACCTGGTGGGTGAAAAGCCCCTCGTCCTGAGCGAATTTGGCATGGATACCCAGCGTCATTCCGAAGAGGCCCAGGCAGTCTACCTCCGGGAACAGTGGGAGGAAATTCTTTCCCGTGGACTCGCCGGAGGAATCGTCTTTTGCTGGACGGATGAGTGGTACACCGATGGGGTTGCCATTAAGGATTGGTCGTTCGGGATCGTCCGGGAAGACCGGAGCCCTAAAAAGGGTTACTCCGTTTTGCAGGAACTCTGGGCCCGCTCGCCGCAAGCCCTTTGGCAAAGGTTTCCTCTGCGTCCTTTCCCACGGGTGACGGTAGCCATCTGCACATATAACGGAGCGGCTACCCTGGCCGAGTGCCTTCGCTCGGTTTCTTGCCTTTCCTACCCAGATTATGAAGTCATCGTCGTGGACGACGGTTCCACGGACGCTACTCAGGCGATTCTGGCTCAATTCCCTTCCATCCGGAACATCCGGCAGGCCAACCTTGGTTTGAGCGCCGCTCGAAATCGAGCCATTGGAGAGGCCTCCGGGGAAATCATCGCCTTTACCGACTCTGACTGTATGGCCGACCCAGATTGGCTTTACTACCTAGTAACCACCCTTTTACAGGGACCCTTTGCCGGAGTGGGGGGTCCCAACCTCTCGCCACCTGCAAGAACCTGGGTGGAGGCCACCGTGGGAAAAGCTCCCGGTTCACCCAGTCATGTTCTCATCTCCGACCAAGAAGCCGAACACGTTCCAGGATGCAACATGGCTTTTTTCAAAAAAGTCCTTTTGGAACTGGGAGGATGGGATCCCCAATTCCGGATCGCGGGAGACGATGTGGATTTATGCTGGAGGCTTCGAGAAAAGGGATACCGGATCGGCTTTGCCCCGGCAGCGATTGTCTGGCACCATCGTCGGTGCACCGTTGGTGCTTATCTTCGACAGCAAAAAGGCTACGGGCAAGCGGAAGCGTTGCTCCGTTTTAAGCATCTCCACTACTTTGGTCCAACCGGCAGCGCGCTCTGGAAGGGGCGTGTCTACACCCAGGTCCGGCTCTTTCCTTTATGGAAACGACCCACTATCTATCATGGAGTCTTTGGCAGTGGTTTTTTTCAGCTGCTCTACCCACCCCAGGAATCGGGGTGGGGAAATCTTTTCGGAAGTTTTGAATGGATCTTCTTTGGCCTCGTCATTTTACTGTGTTCTACCGTCTGGCCGGAACTGCGGATCGTACCACCTTTCCTTTTTGCCCCCACCCTTCTGTGGGCCCTGGGCTATATGAGCCGGGCCGATCTAGAAGAATGCTTTGACGGAATACATTGCCGCCTGCTCCTATTTCTTTTGGTCCTTCTGCAACCGGTTGTTCGAGGTTGGGCCCGGTACCGAACCTGGTTCCAAGGAAAAAGAACTCCCCGCTCGGTCCTGCGGGTTCACCACGAACCCAAGGACCTTGGAAAGGGCCCAACCAAAGAACTTTCTTTCTGGAGCGAGAAGGGAATCGACCGGATTACTCTCCTTTCCCATCTGGAAGATCGGCTGCGCAAAGAAGGATGGTCCTATTGCCTGGATACCGGGTGGACCCATTGGGACATTCACATATTCGCAAGCCGCTGGTGGGGATTGCGCATTCGAACCTTGACGGAAATTTATCCCCACGGAAAACGGCTGACACGCGTGGCCAACGAGCTTGTTCCTAGCCCCCTTTGTTGGATCCTAGCTCTGGGCAGCTGTTTTGGTCTGGGAGCACTGGCCGCCAGCCAGGGAACTCTTCCCTGGCCTCTCGGCTGGGGCGTGGCCCTTGGGCTTCTTCTCTCGCTCTGGTATCTCCATGGAAATTCAGTAAGAAGTCGGGTGGCAGATTTGATCCGGCAGGCAGCCCGGGATTGTGGCCTTACTCCAGTTCAACCTCCTGTGGGCCAAACCAGGAGCCGCTAATGGAGGTGTTTCTCAAGC from Candidatus Methylacidithermus pantelleriae includes the following:
- a CDS encoding glycosyltransferase, with the protein product MELARIYTQSKFFFEGNRKFWIQGVSYGPFQPRDPQGSPFPTPQEVQRDFTLMREAGINTVRLYEIPPLWFVEQASQVGLRLFLTLPWTQRVRFLEDRRLVQDIRRRLATVVRTFRGHPAVAGYFIDNELPADLCRWYGPKRIEAFLDSLVQTVKEIDPGALTSYANFPPTEYLLPGSVDFYSYNVYLHERKALGNYLARLQNLVGEKPLVLSEFGMDTQRHSEEAQAVYLREQWEEILSRGLAGGIVFCWTDEWYTDGVAIKDWSFGIVREDRSPKKGYSVLQELWARSPQALWQRFPLRPFPRVTVAICTYNGAATLAECLRSVSCLSYPDYEVIVVDDGSTDATQAILAQFPSIRNIRQANLGLSAARNRAIGEASGEIIAFTDSDCMADPDWLYYLVTTLLQGPFAGVGGPNLSPPARTWVEATVGKAPGSPSHVLISDQEAEHVPGCNMAFFKKVLLELGGWDPQFRIAGDDVDLCWRLREKGYRIGFAPAAIVWHHRRCTVGAYLRQQKGYGQAEALLRFKHLHYFGPTGSALWKGRVYTQVRLFPLWKRPTIYHGVFGSGFFQLLYPPQESGWGNLFGSFEWIFFGLVILLCSTVWPELRIVPPFLFAPTLLWALGYMSRADLEECFDGIHCRLLLFLLVLLQPVVRGWARYRTWFQGKRTPRSVLRVHHEPKDLGKGPTKELSFWSEKGIDRITLLSHLEDRLRKEGWSYCLDTGWTHWDIHIFASRWWGLRIRTLTEIYPHGKRLTRVANELVPSPLCWILALGSCFGLGALAASQGTLPWPLGWGVALGLLLSLWYLHGNSVRSRVADLIRQAARDCGLTPVQPPVGQTRSR
- the serA gene encoding phosphoglycerate dehydrogenase, with product MEKIFRVLVADAISEKGLERLRAAGSFDLEIRLGLSEEELEAIVGNFDALLIRSQTKVTRRVLESSGRLRVIGRAGVGTDNVDVEAATEKGIVVMNTPGGNTIATAEHAFCLILALARNVARADAWIRQGRWDRKALEGVELCNKTLGIIGLGRIGSEVARRAASFGMRVLGYDPYLSLSRARSMDVELCHNLAELLAEADFITLHTPLTEETTGIINRKTLQLCKQGVRIVNCARGGLIVEKDLIEALQEGRVAGAALDVFETEPLPPDSPLCQLPQVLLTPHLGASTREAQESVGIEIAEAVSDYLLHGTIRNAVNLPSMDRKIATLLQPYLRLAERLGSFMNRWAAPRLEELRITYSGRINQYDTTPISRTLLKAVLRKAGGKEVNEVNAPYLARALGISVTESKRSEVEEFADLVSVEAYANSKRWQAAATLYGSRPRLVQLNDNALEAPLEGILLVLENRDRPGIVGRIGTLLGEHKVNIAAMSLARPEPGGDAVSVLNLDHEPPVEVLRTIAEVPDVRAVTLIHL
- a CDS encoding phosphoribosylaminoimidazolesuccinocarboxamide synthase, which codes for MPKWREGKVRDLYRWGKELWLVATDRLSAFDVVLPTLIPGKGRILTAMSREWFCQLEDICPNHVISYELPPGWEVPEWEGRLLRARFCKVIPVECIVRGYLAGSAWEEYRQWGTAGGQELPKGLVEGSALPEPLFTPTTKASQGHDELLRPDEARAFLGEALFERLKTLSIQLYQAASEYARQRGILIADTKLEFGWYEKELVLIDEVFTPDSSRLWALEEYAPGKALPSLDKQVVRDFLKSVGWRKEGAPPALPEEVVVQTAQKYRFVLERLFPEAAARVFQEEKAG
- a CDS encoding helix-turn-helix transcriptional regulator — encoded protein: MSDSFSRKALKGHKLQILSEIKRSDGLSVGELCKRVKLSYMGIKQHCVALEREGFLATCRRPKLVGRPEKAYRLTPRANEFFPNEYTQLTCAILQTIADLYGPATPLKILYRIYQREGERAAREIGEVALEERIRQWVAMREVQGYMPEVRRPEKEGDSWVVVEYHSPILPILDLYPVVRELEKRLYEQVLGVPVIREEARPNGLYRCSFLVFVPMPPPSMVSETPQENG